A region of Thermorudis peleae DNA encodes the following proteins:
- a CDS encoding thiamine pyrophosphate-dependent dehydrogenase E1 component subunit alpha, with protein MVHEPIIATGTASFEPFTAQPIALLNEEGEWIGHFPIDLSDAQLQQLYRDMFAMRLLDERFTVLLRTGKTSFTAPMAGHEAAQVAIAHAVRRGHDWLFPYYRDYGLALTLGVPLVEIFGQMLATQADPAKGRQMPCHPGSRPLNIFTAASTVASHVPPATGAAISMKLRRTGQVAVCTFGDGSTSEGDWYAAVNFAAVQRAPAVFVCENNRYAISVPLALQCATPTIAEKARAFGIPGYHVDGMDVLASYYVVREAVEYARAGNGPVLVDLVVYRYGPHSSADDDSRYRPREEVEYWRQRDPLLRFRRFLERRGLWSENWERQLREAITQEQAEALEAAERAGDVPADWMFDDVYATPLWHLERQRALLRAELQ; from the coding sequence ATGGTCCATGAACCGATCATTGCGACAGGCACCGCCTCGTTTGAGCCGTTTACGGCTCAGCCGATTGCCCTCCTCAACGAGGAGGGCGAGTGGATCGGTCATTTCCCCATTGATCTTTCCGATGCGCAGTTGCAACAGCTCTATCGCGATATGTTCGCGATGCGGCTGCTCGACGAGCGCTTCACGGTGCTCCTGCGCACTGGTAAGACCAGCTTCACTGCGCCGATGGCTGGTCATGAGGCCGCACAAGTTGCCATTGCCCACGCCGTCCGGCGAGGGCATGACTGGCTTTTCCCCTACTATCGCGACTACGGCTTGGCACTAACGCTGGGCGTACCGCTCGTTGAGATCTTTGGGCAAATGTTGGCAACACAAGCCGATCCAGCCAAAGGTCGGCAGATGCCCTGTCACCCCGGCTCACGACCACTCAACATCTTCACTGCAGCTTCAACGGTTGCTTCCCACGTCCCGCCGGCCACTGGGGCAGCCATCAGCATGAAACTGCGACGGACTGGACAAGTTGCTGTCTGTACCTTTGGTGATGGTTCGACCAGCGAGGGTGACTGGTATGCCGCGGTCAACTTCGCGGCGGTCCAGCGCGCTCCAGCGGTCTTCGTCTGCGAGAACAACCGCTACGCGATTAGCGTGCCGCTCGCCTTGCAATGCGCGACACCAACCATCGCGGAAAAGGCCCGCGCGTTTGGGATCCCCGGTTATCACGTCGACGGCATGGACGTCCTTGCAAGCTACTACGTGGTACGCGAGGCTGTTGAATATGCCCGGGCCGGCAATGGGCCTGTCCTGGTCGATTTAGTCGTCTATCGCTATGGTCCGCACTCGTCAGCCGACGATGACAGCCGCTATCGCCCCCGCGAGGAGGTGGAGTACTGGCGCCAGCGTGATCCACTGCTCCGCTTCCGCCGGTTTCTCGAACGACGTGGGCTCTGGAGCGAAAACTGGGAGCGACAGTTGCGTGAGGCAATCACACAAGAGCAGGCTGAAGCACTTGAAGCCGCTGAACGCGCTGGCGACGTCCCCGCTGACTGGATGTTTGACGACGTCTACGCCACTCCGCTTTGGCATTTGGAGCGGCAGCGGGCACTCCTTCGAGCCGAGCTGCAGTAA
- a CDS encoding sulfite exporter TauE/SafE family protein, with protein sequence MSAGWLALVLCGLPIGLSLGLIGGGGSILAVPALVYVAGQDAHAATATSLVVVGLTAGVGALPHWRAGRVDLGTALPFALAGIPGSFLGAIVNRRLPNAVVLVLFSLLMLVTAARMFQSARSAQLTGDASSRPIQPGSQTKRSQLAALAAGFGVGALTGLFGAGGGFIIVPALVLFLGFSMRMAVGTSLAIIALNAIAALLVHLHFGGLDLRVAGLFAVSALAGVLVGARLSERVGERWLRLAFAGLVAALGVALLSTALLAV encoded by the coding sequence ATGAGTGCGGGCTGGCTGGCACTGGTGCTCTGTGGTCTGCCGATTGGCCTCTCGCTCGGCCTGATCGGCGGCGGGGGGTCGATCCTCGCAGTGCCGGCGCTGGTCTACGTTGCCGGGCAGGATGCCCACGCGGCAACCGCGACCTCGCTGGTGGTGGTTGGCCTGACGGCTGGGGTCGGCGCACTGCCCCACTGGCGGGCGGGGCGCGTCGACCTCGGCACGGCCCTGCCGTTCGCGCTGGCTGGTATCCCTGGCTCATTTCTCGGAGCGATAGTGAACCGGCGCCTGCCGAACGCCGTGGTGCTTGTACTCTTCAGCCTGCTGATGCTGGTCACCGCGGCCCGGATGTTTCAGAGCGCGCGATCGGCACAACTGACGGGCGATGCAAGCAGTCGCCCGATCCAGCCGGGAAGCCAGACGAAGCGCTCGCAGCTGGCGGCCCTGGCTGCAGGCTTCGGCGTGGGGGCACTGACCGGGCTGTTCGGGGCAGGCGGCGGGTTCATCATCGTCCCGGCTCTGGTGCTGTTCCTGGGATTTTCGATGCGCATGGCCGTTGGGACCTCACTGGCGATCATCGCACTCAACGCGATTGCCGCTCTTCTCGTCCATCTGCACTTCGGCGGGCTGGACCTGCGCGTGGCCGGACTCTTCGCAGTAAGTGCGTTGGCCGGGGTGTTAGTGGGAGCGCGGCTGAGCGAGCGGGTGGGCGAGCGCTGGCTGCGGCTCGCCTTCGCTGGGCTGGTAGCGGCCCTGGGGGTGGCGCTACTCAGCACGGCACTGCTGGCTGTCTAG
- a CDS encoding cytochrome c codes for MLRARVAIPVAVVILAIVAIVAFVATRGGTTMKPQAVASPSTATATPTAKLDTPTAVVLSGLQNTSVGLQAGGNYMTGALGLVAQPAPPTVPPGSVYTVGPYPLYTAQLADGPGKELVLGYCQTCHSVTYITMQPPLPANTWAAEVNKMIQTYGAVIPDDAAKQIIAYLQSHYTPETRK; via the coding sequence ATGCTCCGCGCACGCGTTGCCATTCCGGTTGCGGTCGTGATCCTCGCGATCGTGGCCATCGTTGCATTTGTAGCCACCCGCGGGGGCACGACGATGAAGCCGCAGGCGGTGGCAAGTCCGTCTACAGCGACGGCCACTCCCACGGCAAAGCTCGATACGCCGACAGCCGTGGTCTTAAGCGGGCTGCAGAACACGAGTGTCGGCCTGCAGGCCGGGGGGAACTACATGACCGGTGCGCTCGGGCTCGTTGCCCAGCCAGCGCCGCCGACAGTACCGCCCGGCAGTGTCTACACCGTTGGGCCCTACCCGCTCTATACAGCCCAGCTGGCCGATGGTCCAGGCAAGGAGCTCGTGCTGGGCTACTGTCAAACCTGCCACAGCGTGACCTATATCACCATGCAGCCGCCGTTGCCAGCCAACACCTGGGCCGCTGAGGTCAACAAGATGATCCAAACTTACGGCGCGGTGATTCCTGACGACGCTGCGAAGCAGATCATCGCTTATCTGCAGAGCCATTACACGCCAGAGACGCGCAAGTAA
- a CDS encoding TIGR03617 family F420-dependent LLM class oxidoreductase, which produces MRVEYPLDLDDLRALPQLIRTLEAVGYDGVATVETRHDPFAPLVLAAEHSQRLQLATGVAIAFPRSPMITAYAAWDLQAFSGGRFALGLGPQVKAHNERRFSVPWSAPVPRLREYILALRAIWACWQHGTPLNFRGQHYTFTLMTPFFTPPPLEHPMIPIHLAAVNPAMARLAGELADGIRLHPFISPRYLREVILPAVHDGAARAGRTLASFTVVGAGFIVTARHERDLHQQREHVRQQLAFYASTPSYRRVMEVHGWAETADTLAQLARQGRWDAMAACMTDEMLETFALITPDAALPERLAERYGGLVDVVQLALPLETPEQQARAADLIARIHALPEAHAPQP; this is translated from the coding sequence ATGCGCGTAGAGTACCCACTCGATCTCGATGATCTTCGGGCTCTCCCACAGCTTATCCGGACGCTTGAGGCAGTTGGCTACGATGGTGTCGCAACAGTTGAGACACGCCATGATCCATTCGCACCGCTGGTGCTGGCAGCAGAGCACAGCCAGCGGCTACAACTTGCAACGGGCGTTGCCATTGCGTTTCCCCGCAGTCCAATGATCACGGCCTACGCCGCCTGGGATCTCCAGGCCTTTTCTGGCGGGCGCTTTGCCCTCGGGCTCGGGCCACAGGTGAAAGCCCATAATGAGCGGCGTTTCAGCGTGCCGTGGAGTGCTCCAGTACCACGACTCCGCGAGTACATCTTGGCGCTCCGAGCAATTTGGGCGTGTTGGCAACACGGCACCCCACTCAATTTTCGTGGACAGCATTACACCTTCACCTTAATGACACCGTTTTTCACTCCGCCGCCCCTTGAGCATCCAATGATTCCCATCCACTTGGCTGCCGTTAACCCAGCCATGGCGCGCCTGGCCGGCGAACTCGCCGACGGCATTCGCCTCCACCCGTTCATCTCGCCGCGTTACTTGCGCGAGGTCATCTTGCCAGCCGTGCATGACGGCGCAGCGCGCGCCGGCCGGACGCTTGCGTCATTCACCGTCGTCGGCGCTGGGTTCATTGTCACCGCTCGGCACGAGCGCGATCTGCACCAACAGCGCGAGCACGTACGCCAGCAGCTTGCATTCTATGCCTCGACGCCGTCATACCGGCGGGTGATGGAAGTGCACGGGTGGGCAGAGACGGCTGATACGCTTGCGCAGCTCGCGCGCCAAGGTCGCTGGGATGCTATGGCAGCCTGCATGACCGACGAGATGCTCGAGACATTTGCCCTGATTACACCTGATGCCGCATTACCCGAACGTCTTGCGGAACGGTACGGCGGGCTCGTTGACGTCGTGCAGCTTGCACTGCCGCTTGAGACGCCGGAGCAACAAGCCCGTGCCGCCGACCTCATTGCTCGCATCCACGCCTTGCCCGAGGCCCACGCTCCCCAGCCCTAA
- a CDS encoding rhodanese-like domain-containing protein has translation MIFQLFRREPLPEVTPLEARQRQQNGATILDVRELDEWQAGHIPGAWHIPLGQLPHRLHELDPNREWIVVCRSGSRSARATALLRQAGLQATNLAGGLLAWQQHRLPVTRER, from the coding sequence GTGATCTTCCAGTTGTTTCGGCGGGAGCCGCTGCCCGAAGTGACACCTTTAGAAGCACGGCAACGGCAGCAGAATGGGGCGACGATCCTCGATGTGCGCGAGCTGGATGAGTGGCAGGCTGGCCACATTCCAGGAGCCTGGCACATTCCTCTCGGGCAACTGCCACACCGGTTACACGAACTTGACCCGAACCGAGAGTGGATCGTCGTCTGCCGGAGCGGCAGCCGGAGTGCTCGGGCGACGGCGCTACTGCGGCAGGCTGGGTTGCAGGCCACGAACTTGGCTGGTGGCCTACTGGCCTGGCAGCAGCACCGCTTACCGGTGACGCGCGAGCGATGA
- a CDS encoding molybdopterin-dependent oxidoreductase: protein MAEKHERLGWLGRGIQRRRFLQGAGILAATGALSGLLEAAAAQETGPVQEPIPSFTGPGPNPYWNSVSPYAVYPQKVPLLRLTDRPVQLETPRHYFLTPLTPNAAFFVRYHLDVIPNAVDLSTWRLHVEGNVENPLALSLPELLKLEATKLVAVNQCSGNSRSRFQPRVAGGQWGNGAMGCAEWLGVRLRTLLDMAKPKSGTVQIQFQGLDSGKGPEGKGSHAFLKSLDLTDPVIDQCLVAYAMNGEPLPMLNGFPVRLIVPGKFATYWVKHLTWIRALTQEDSNFWMASAYKIPDTPNGSTTPDAVAAGTVKMVPIGKVNMPVRSFIIVPDGTVPLVAGVPTEVRGIAFSGSGRVVKVEVSTDDGKTWVTAQLGDDLGPYAFRTWSWTWTPEQPGQYTLAVRATDEKGNTQTDEGVWNPGGYLWNKIERQPVTVLQNH, encoded by the coding sequence ATGGCGGAAAAGCACGAACGGCTTGGGTGGCTGGGGCGGGGGATCCAGCGCCGGCGGTTCCTGCAGGGGGCCGGTATCTTGGCTGCGACTGGTGCACTTAGCGGCCTGCTTGAGGCGGCCGCGGCCCAAGAGACCGGGCCGGTGCAGGAACCGATCCCATCGTTTACCGGTCCGGGGCCGAATCCCTACTGGAACAGTGTGAGCCCTTACGCAGTCTATCCCCAGAAAGTGCCCCTCTTACGCCTGACCGACCGCCCCGTCCAACTGGAGACCCCACGACATTACTTCCTGACACCACTTACGCCGAACGCTGCCTTCTTCGTCCGCTACCATCTGGATGTGATTCCCAATGCGGTCGACCTTAGCACCTGGCGGCTGCACGTGGAGGGAAACGTCGAGAACCCGCTGGCTCTCAGCCTGCCCGAGTTGTTAAAGCTAGAGGCAACAAAGCTGGTAGCCGTCAACCAGTGTTCGGGTAACTCGCGTAGCCGCTTCCAGCCCCGAGTCGCAGGAGGACAATGGGGCAACGGCGCAATGGGCTGCGCCGAGTGGCTGGGAGTTCGCCTGCGCACCCTGCTCGACATGGCTAAGCCCAAGTCCGGCACCGTCCAGATTCAGTTCCAAGGGCTTGATTCCGGGAAGGGACCTGAGGGCAAGGGCTCGCACGCGTTCCTCAAGTCGCTCGACCTCACCGACCCGGTGATCGACCAGTGCCTGGTGGCCTACGCGATGAATGGCGAACCATTGCCGATGCTCAACGGCTTTCCGGTCCGCCTTATTGTCCCCGGCAAGTTTGCCACCTACTGGGTCAAGCACCTGACGTGGATTCGGGCCTTGACTCAAGAAGACTCTAACTTCTGGATGGCTTCAGCTTATAAGATCCCGGACACGCCGAACGGCTCGACTACGCCTGACGCGGTGGCCGCTGGGACAGTCAAGATGGTACCGATCGGCAAGGTGAACATGCCGGTCCGGTCATTCATCATTGTGCCCGACGGCACCGTGCCGCTGGTTGCCGGGGTACCAACCGAGGTGCGCGGCATCGCCTTCAGTGGCTCGGGCCGAGTGGTCAAGGTGGAGGTCTCAACTGACGACGGGAAGACCTGGGTAACTGCGCAGCTCGGCGACGACCTTGGCCCCTACGCGTTCCGGACCTGGTCATGGACGTGGACGCCGGAGCAGCCGGGGCAGTATACCCTGGCCGTCCGCGCCACTGATGAGAAAGGGAATACCCAGACTGACGAGGGCGTCTGGAACCCGGGTGGCTACCTCTGGAACAAGATTGAGCGTCAGCCGGTTACCGTGCTGCAAAACCACTAG
- a CDS encoding alpha-ketoacid dehydrogenase subunit beta, whose protein sequence is MAAVTMVQAIAQALAEEMERDERVVVLGEDVGKRGGVFLATEGLLERFGPERVLDTPLAESAIIGAAVGMAAHGLRPVAEIQFADYVFPGIDQLFSQAAKLRYRSGGQFSAPMVVRMPSGGGVRGGHHHSQSPEAHFVHTAGLKVVVASTPSDAKGLLKAAIRDDDPVVFLEPKRLYRASREEVPDGDYVVPLGKAAIRREGDAITIIAYGTSMPEVLKAGDELAKVGIAAEIIDLRTLLPWDIDTVMRSVAKTGRVILVADAPRTAGVLGEIAATIAEELFDQLLAPPIRVAGFDTPYPYAQDKLYLPTVTRILNAAKQALDY, encoded by the coding sequence ATGGCTGCAGTGACGATGGTGCAGGCAATTGCACAAGCGCTTGCCGAAGAGATGGAGCGAGACGAACGCGTTGTTGTTCTCGGCGAGGACGTTGGCAAGCGTGGTGGCGTCTTCCTCGCAACCGAGGGTCTGCTCGAACGCTTCGGGCCGGAGCGTGTGCTTGATACCCCACTTGCCGAATCAGCAATCATCGGTGCGGCAGTTGGAATGGCGGCCCATGGTCTGCGTCCCGTTGCCGAGATTCAGTTTGCTGACTATGTCTTCCCTGGCATTGACCAGCTCTTCAGCCAGGCAGCAAAGCTACGCTACCGTTCTGGCGGACAGTTTTCCGCGCCAATGGTCGTGCGGATGCCGAGCGGCGGTGGTGTCCGTGGTGGTCATCACCATTCGCAGAGTCCAGAAGCACATTTCGTCCACACAGCTGGACTCAAGGTCGTCGTCGCCTCAACGCCATCCGACGCAAAGGGCCTGCTGAAAGCGGCGATCCGCGACGATGACCCTGTCGTCTTCTTGGAACCCAAGCGACTGTATCGCGCGAGCCGTGAGGAAGTCCCTGACGGCGACTACGTGGTTCCCCTTGGCAAGGCGGCCATTCGGCGCGAAGGTGATGCGATTACCATCATCGCCTACGGTACGAGCATGCCGGAAGTGCTGAAAGCGGGTGACGAGCTTGCGAAAGTTGGCATTGCTGCTGAGATTATCGACCTGCGCACGCTGCTCCCCTGGGACATTGACACGGTTATGCGCTCAGTGGCAAAGACTGGCCGCGTCATCCTGGTCGCTGACGCACCACGCACGGCTGGGGTTCTTGGCGAGATCGCTGCAACGATTGCCGAGGAGCTTTTCGACCAACTCCTCGCACCACCAATCCGCGTTGCTGGGTTCGATACCCCCTACCCGTACGCGCAGGACAAGTTGTATCTGCCAACGGTCACCCGCATCCTCAACGCCGCCAAACAGGCGCTGGACTACTAG